ACTTATAGTTTGGTAATTTGGGATGAAAGGAGCAAGGGCccgtttggtttctttagtccaAGGACTAAAGTTTACAAAATAGATTAAAGTTTAAGTAAGTAGATTAAAGTTTAGTCCTTACCTATTTAGGTCTATGGACTAAAAAGTTTcaaaatatattaaataaatcatAAGAGGACCAAAATACTCTTTCTCGTTCTCCCGCTATTAGTCCCACTattagtgcaactgaaataaagGGTAGGCAAAAATGGAATTAATATGATTTAGCTATTTTAGTCATCCCTTAAAAGACTAGAGACTAAAACAGATTAGTTCCTATTTTAGTCCCAAGAAACTAAATAAGACAAAAATAAAAGAAATAATTTTATGTCCAAACGGTGCCTAATATGAATTGGAATGGGATGGAGTACCACGTACTTTAACGATTAGATTTGCTACCGTTCTTTACGCATGGCTCCAAACGGAAACAGGCAAACAACtagaaacaacaaaagaacaaaaTAGCATCACCAACCCTTCAGACCAGTCAACCACCATACGGAGGACTGATTACTCGTAAATTAGCGAAAACGTACTTACTTGAAAATCCAAACGTTTTGCAAAGACTACTATACTGGAACCAATGTATAAATATGGAACATTTTTTTTGCATGTCAGCACTAGCCGATCCGGAAAACATTACTAGTACATAATAACCGTCCTTCAAAATTAAACGCCTCACGGGAGGGGAAACATCATGTCCAAACTAAGGGCAGCTTCACTGTTCACTCCATGGAAGAGGTCGGGCCAGCGCCAAAGCCGCTGCCACCACCACGGCCAAAGCCAGGCCTTGCGCCAGAACTCTGCAATATTGTAGGTGCACAAATATACGTCAGCAAGTCTGAAATACAGTACATGACAAGTGGGTAAACAATAAAATAGAATTTTTCGATCTCCCAGGAAAATTTTAGATGTCCTCTCCTACAAGAAAATTTCAAGAGGCACACAGCACAGTTGCAGTATTATCAGCCTAGGCTAATAACTGTGCATTGTCCCTCTGCTTTCTGTTTGTAAATTAACATGATATGACGATATTATTCAAATCTTTGTGACTAAATACAGGAGGGTGCGGCCATACAAGGGATCAAGTCCACAACGATGATATATCTAATAGCAACATAGAGAGGAAACACTGGTTGAGATGTTTTGGACATGTCCATCGGAGACATCTAGAGGCACACCTGTGCCTAGTTGGATCCAGGCATGATAGCAACATTGCAATTGGAAGAGAGACAGGGAAAGGAAAAAATTGATATGAAAAGAGGCAGTAAGATAAGATTTGAAAGGATGGAATATGTTTAGCATTGAATAGAACTGCATCTAGAACAGCTATCGTTGTTGTTGTTGACACCTCAAAGAGAGACTTGCTTCAAATGTCTAGCTTCAATGGAGGGATGGCAGGAGATCAAACAGACAATCACCACCAAGTCCACCTTTTAAAGTAGTATAATGGTTACTACTATAAAAGACTGAGTTGGAGCATGATAGAATGGTGTCTCATCCAAAGTGCATTCAAGATTTCTAACTATCAGCAAATCTAGGAAAATGACTTCAAAAAAATACTTTTAACTATTCATTTCAATCCTAACATTGTGCTTGCCCACCCCTTAGATTGCACTCTGATGTTTCACACTGCCAGTTTCACTTCAAGCTGCATGATGTGAGTCTATATGCACAACACATGAACAATTGCAGGTGGAATTTCAACTCGGTATGCTAAAAAGTAAGAAAATAAGAACATGGCATTAAAACACAAATATGCTTACCCTGAAAGATGGCTGGAACTCAGCAGGAGCTCCACTCTTATCGCCACCAAAGTCACCGGGAGCACCACGAGGGCCACCACGGTACTCATCCCTGTCTCCAAACCTTGGTCTGTCTTCAAAACGACCAGGGCCCCTACATACATTACAagcaaagagaagattaaataatAGCATCAACAATTAAAAACTTAACAATCCATACATAACTGGTTAGCTTTAATATATTCCTCAGTAAAAACACATTGTTAAAAGCACACAAAATATGATCTTGCATAAAATTAGGTTGACTTCTTTGCAAGGATATCCTTACTAACAAAATGTGTCACCCTAGAGAAGATTTTGTCAAACCAAATATCAATTTAAAATAAGTAAAACAATGCCGCTATTCTTTAATAAACATGTATTCTTTATTTACTCATGCATCAACCAGCTTCATAAGGGCGCACATGTAAAAGGCTCTAACACTAATATCCTCGAGCTACAGTAGTACAAATATGTTGCATCGCACCCAGTAGCGGATACAAAGCTAGGGCCAGTAAAGCCATAGCCCTAGGCGTTAAGGAAAAAACTAGAGCAATCCCATTATTTTTTTGGTTGCACAAATGATGTTTCACATGCTTCTCCTCTCCCTCGCCTGCTGCGTGTGACTGTGTCTGTGAGCCTAGGAACGAGGCTAAATCCTAGTCTCCTAACAGTCTCGCTGGCACTGCTCTGTAGTGCACACGCTAGCTGGCTGGTACTGTGCAAAAGGCAAAGCAAATAAGCAGAGGCACAATACACAGCTGCCCACTGCGCACATCACAGATCACACCAGCAGCAGGTTGTTCCTTGTTCCAATTATCTAATCCCTCAATCTTCATTTATGTGATTTTTGAATTTTGCAGCCAACAGCAAACATAAAAAAAAAATTACTTGGCTTACAGTAGAGAGATGGCATTGACTACTTTCACTTTGGTTCCTACACCAATTATACAGCCAATGCAAGCTCACGAAGCCAAATACAAATAaatgaaatgatgtgatgatgaatAATATCAGCATCATCTAGGCTTTTTTTAATCACTTTTATGTCTTCATGAACTCATCAGTTTGTTGTTGACTTTGGGGTTAGAATTGAAGTACAATATTAAACTATATATGGATCCATCTAAATTTCCTCCTAATAATGATATATAAGTACATTACTTTTGTTGTCTATTAGTATGTGATCCGGTGTTGGACGTTTAGAATATTGGCCTTGGTCACAAAAGTTCCTCAGATCCACCACTGATTGCACCAAAACACATTGGAAAATGCAAAACAAGCACCATCAAGAAGTAATTTACTAGATAAAGTTAGCCCTATCATCAAAAGATCAGAAGTGCACAAAAAACTACTTCAGACTTGACTGTAGTATACATCTGAAATCATCACCAGACATGAGAAACAAACATGTGAAATCATTACTAAACACATTTGTTAAGTACGCTCAAGAATTTAGGCTTTACCTTGGGCGGTCACCAGGAGGGCCAGAGCCAAATGGACGGCCCAGTGGCCTGGCAGACTTCTTGAGCGTGGCAGGCACGATCTCAGACGGGAGGTTCAGGTAGTTGCGTAGGTGCTCAATGCCATCGTTGGTGAGGTACCAGTAGTAGTACTGCCAGGAGAAGGTCTCTCTGACATACTCCTTGGACTTGAAGCTCTGCATGAGCTTGATCACCTGGAGGTTGGGCACATCAATCTGTGGGTGCTTCGCCAGGTTGTAGTCCTTCTTGGCATACAGCACGCCCTCTGCAGCAGCAAACACATCAAACTAACAGAAACCGTATGAACATAGCACACATCACATCAGACCATGCTTTCAATTCTCGGTGATGGATATACATAGAACCTGTGTTCAATTCCATAGTTTAGGGGGCACACAAATTTGGAGTGCAAAACTATTTCACAAGTTCGCTGTGTCAAGCCTATAATATATCTGCTCGTAACTCGTAAGTTTGTGAGATGCTAAAACTAGACCAAAAAGTGAACTCAACATAATACACTAGTGCTATCCTAGTAATAAGGAAACAGTTTGAAGACGTCCCCTCCTAGAAAGCGAAACAACCAACCAACGCAAGTTACCCTACTGCGAGTTTAGCGGACGAATAATCGCATACCCTTGAAGAGGTACTTGCAGATCTCATTGCGGTTCTTCTTGGGGATGATCTGCGGTTGAAGAAAAACAGGTGCGATATTAACACCGGCAGCAGAACAGGCGAAAGCCGAGGAGCAGCAGCGTATTGAGCCTCGCGCGTACTCGCTTACCATGGTGGGCCGTCGGGCGCGCGAGCTCCGAGTGCTGGACTGCTGGAGCGTCTGGTGTTGCGtaggtggcggtggcggtggcggcggcgagtAGGGCACGGGTCGGGAGATGTCTTTTATACCTGTCGCCGCGGTGTAGGGTTTGGTTCGATGAGCAGAGCGAGGGTATAAGCGTCAAAAATAGAAGCGGGGCCTTTCAGGCGCGTGTTTGGACAGCGATTCCACCGGGCCCGTGGAGGCTGATATTATTCCACTCATCGTCGTCGGGGCCAGCTCCTCTCGCTCTCGGTCCTTGCTTGCCTGCCGTCGTCTCATCTCCAGGTGGACCCAGGACTTGCAGGGTGCAGCCGAATTTCAGTCTGGAAGACCATCATCAGTCTCCATCCATCTGCCCGCATGGCTGCCTGCCTTCATCGGCCATCTCTACCCGAACACAGCATCACCGACACTTCTGTGAAATACCTGACCGGGCAGGTGCAGTCCTCTTTTTTGTGCAAAACAACGGCAGCTGCAACTGCAAGCCTAACAACCAGGCCCTCGCGAGCAGGAGAGCGGAGGACGCACCCCCAACAGCATTCCAATCCATGGCACAAGCTGCACTGTACTTGAAAGCATCCAGCCTGAACAGCTGAGCAGTCACACTGCTACGACTATGACTGTAtaataagggtgtgtttggtttgacttttggctttgacttttgcccccctaaaagtcaaaagctaaccaaagggctggatccagaaagcagctttttctaaaagccggctttcttgtagtgcaaatctgaaagcacccctggacctgcttttagtggcttttcggatggaactgtgaaaacatatatcgaagaatttttaatgACTTTTAGTtgtttccaccaaacggtttttagctttttaacagctcacagcctacagcagcttttttcacagctcacagcccacagcaacttttttcacagccacagcctaaccaaacagaccctaaatcAACATACGGTACGAATATGACATCAGAAACCGAGGCTATATACCCAGGCGGATGGCACAACAAACAGGCAGCAAGGTTTGGAGGTCATCGGCCAATCCTACTGGAACGGTTTCAGCTATAGCAATGCTCAGTCTTTTTTTCGCCTCAGGAATACACACGAGCGCGCGCGCCTTTATCACACAAAATCATCCTTCGCATAAATATACGGCCCCAAGAAAACCAACTGGAAAAAAATCGCTATGGCTAACATATCGATTCAACAATGTACAGATACTGTCACGACGACGACGACCGACACTGGTGCTTGTGGAGTTTGCATGCCCGACCAACCAACCAACCAACCATATCCAGCTTCTTTATCAGGCACAAACTCAAGCGCAACCACCGTTTTCCTGGTGGCTAGCCAAGCTAGTCCTCTTAGTTTCTCCACTTGAAAGGTTCTCCATTCGGTGCGTCCTTTGGAGTGTTGTTTCCGCTGCTATCGCCAGGTTCGCTTGCAGGTGGCGTTTCCACCGATCTTGCTTGGGCTGGAGCTTTGCCACCCCGGCGCTCCTGGGGAGAGCAGCAAAATGTTA
This portion of the Zea mays cultivar B73 chromosome 2, Zm-B73-REFERENCE-NAM-5.0, whole genome shotgun sequence genome encodes:
- the LOC100282542 gene encoding 40S ribosomal protein S10 gives rise to the protein MIIPKKNRNEICKYLFKEGVLYAKKDYNLAKHPQIDVPNLQVIKLMQSFKSKEYVRETFSWQYYYWYLTNDGIEHLRNYLNLPSEIVPATLKKSARPLGRPFGSGPPGDRPRGPGRFEDRPRFGDRDEYRGGPRGAPGDFGGDKSGAPAEFQPSFRSSGARPGFGRGGGSGFGAGPTSSME